One Lutzomyia longipalpis isolate SR_M1_2022 chromosome 4, ASM2433408v1 DNA segment encodes these proteins:
- the LOC129794812 gene encoding zinc finger C4H2 domain-containing protein isoform X5 encodes MATSTEERTIYAKLEAMKDIRQKTIHLEKLKMKIVREVENSDAEEKCLGEYRREMELLLQEKMSHVEELRQIHADINTMESVIKQAEENRSRALSMANRMHEEYVPLKSEIDHMRREYLGLERLPELHEEEGTTIAPDRFQAFYTKAPAHVNPGASFARPPVLPHSLAPDVGAASLSPPAPSQFLAPTPVNPIRAPAKPDLPAGRLQQPHTIGIGHPTFSCL; translated from the exons ATGGCAACATCGACTGAAGAGAGGACAATTTATGCTAAATTGGAGGCAATGAAAGACATTCG CCAAAAAACAATCCATCTGGAGAAGCTGAAGATGAAGATTGTCCGTGAAGTGGAGAACAGCGATGCTGAGGAAAAGTGTTTGGGGGAGTATCGACGTGAAATGGAATTACTGCTGCAGGAGAAGATGAGTCATGTGGAGGAGCTGCGTCAAATCCATGCGGACATCAACACGATGGAGAGTGTGATAAAGCAGGCAGAGGAGAATCGCTCGAGGGCACTGAGTATGGCGAATCGGATGCACGAGGAGTATGTTCCGTTGAAATCGGAAATTGATCATATGCGCCGCGAGTACCTGGGACTTGAGCGTCTGCCGGAATTGCACGAGGAGGAGGGAACAACTATTGCCCCGGATCGTTTCCAGGCATTCTACACGAAGGCACCGGCGCACGTGAATCCGGGGGCTTCCTTTGCACGTCCTCCCGTTCTGCCGCACAGTTTGGCCCCAGATGTGGGAGCTGCGTCACTTTCCCCACCGGCACCGTCACAATTCCTCGCACCGACCCCCGTGAATCCCATTAGGGCACCAGCAAAGCCCGATCTCCCAGCAGGACGACTCCAGCAGCCGCATACAATTGGGATTGGACATCCAACCTTCAG CTGTTTGTAG
- the LOC129794812 gene encoding zinc finger C4H2 domain-containing protein isoform X2, giving the protein MATSTEERTIYAKLEAMKDIRQKTIHLEKLKMKIVREVENSDAEEKCLGEYRREMELLLQEKMSHVEELRQIHADINTMESVIKQAEENRSRALSMANRMHEEYVPLKSEIDHMRREYLGLERLPELHEEEGTTIAPDRFQAFYTKAPAHVNPGASFARPPVLPHSLAPDVGAASLSPPAPSQFLAPTPVNPIRAPAKPDLPAGRLQQPHTIGIGHPTFRSEFNVSLRQQPPPMKSCLSCHQQIHRNAPICPLCKAKSRSRNPKKPKKKDH; this is encoded by the exons ATGGCAACATCGACTGAAGAGAGGACAATTTATGCTAAATTGGAGGCAATGAAAGACATTCG CCAAAAAACAATCCATCTGGAGAAGCTGAAGATGAAGATTGTCCGTGAAGTGGAGAACAGCGATGCTGAGGAAAAGTGTTTGGGGGAGTATCGACGTGAAATGGAATTACTGCTGCAGGAGAAGATGAGTCATGTGGAGGAGCTGCGTCAAATCCATGCGGACATCAACACGATGGAGAGTGTGATAAAGCAGGCAGAGGAGAATCGCTCGAGGGCACTGAGTATGGCGAATCGGATGCACGAGGAGTATGTTCCGTTGAAATCGGAAATTGATCATATGCGCCGCGAGTACCTGGGACTTGAGCGTCTGCCGGAATTGCACGAGGAGGAGGGAACAACTATTGCCCCGGATCGTTTCCAGGCATTCTACACGAAGGCACCGGCGCACGTGAATCCGGGGGCTTCCTTTGCACGTCCTCCCGTTCTGCCGCACAGTTTGGCCCCAGATGTGGGAGCTGCGTCACTTTCCCCACCGGCACCGTCACAATTCCTCGCACCGACCCCCGTGAATCCCATTAGGGCACCAGCAAAGCCCGATCTCCCAGCAGGACGACTCCAGCAGCCGCATACAATTGGGATTGGACATCCAACCTTCAGGTCTGAGTTCAATGTCAGTTTgag ACAACAACCGCCCCCGATGAAGTCCTGTTTGTCGTGTCATCAGCAAATACACCGGAATGCCCCCATTTGTCCCCTTTGCAAGGCCAAAAGTCGCTCAAGGAACCCCAAGAAGCCCAAGAAGAAGGACCACTAG
- the LOC129795238 gene encoding juvenile hormone acid O-methyltransferase-like: MAISFTQSTYRPELYAKLGDIRCEYVDYFIKRHGGKLKWRDNERVLEIGCGVGDVTRRCFFPLLPRNFQKFVLSDFSPKMIEFAKKEFQGVDHVDFMLLDIEKELESSLNGGFDKILSSLCFMHVGNQVKSFENVFKLLAPGGECFIVLMSTAAIFETIFRLAETPKWAERLKHHREVFILPYREDPNPEETIGRLLKNIGFVDVFVKKEEFFHLYPTVDDFRETLKCMRDVSSNLSQEEKEELLEDRVKLGIHFNVIKELHDPNRPILQKAFENLTIYAKKPENS; the protein is encoded by the exons atggcGATTTCTTTTACCCAAAGTACCTATAGACCTGaactttatgcaaaattaGGTGATATTAG GTGCGAATATGTTGATTATTTCATAAAGCGtcatggtggaaaattaaaatggcgTGACAACGAACGCGTCCTTGAAATTGGCTGCGGCGTTGGTGACGTAACACGCCGATGCTTCTTCCCTTTACTCCCGCGCAACTttcaaaagtttgttttatCTGATTTCTCTCcaaaaatgattgaatttgCCAAGAAGGAGTTCCAAGGAGTGGATCATGTTGATTTTATGCTCCTGGACATTGAGAAGGAGCTCGAAAGCTCCCTTAATGGTggttttgataaaattctatcaagcttatgcttcatgcatGTGGGGAATCAGgtgaaatcttttgaaaatgtCTTCAAACTACTTGCACCGGGTGGTGAATGTTTTATTGTGTTGATGTCCACTGCGGCAATTTTTGAGACTATTTTTCGACTTGCTGAAACACCAAAATGGGCAGAACGCCTCAAGCATCATCGGGAAGTTTTCATTTTACCCTACAGAGAGGATCCAAACCCTGAGGAAACGATTGGGAGACTCCTCAAGAACATTGGATTTGTCGATGTTTTCGTGaagaaagaagaattctttcatttataCCCAACCGTTGATGATTTTCGAG aaacaCTGAAATGCATGCGAGATGTATCAAGCAACTTGTCACAAGAGGAGAAGGAAGAACTACTCGAAGACAGAGTGAAGCTAGGCATCcattttaatgtaattaagGAGCTTCATGATCCAAATCGCCCCATTCTTCagaaagcttttgaaaatttaactatttatgcaaaaaagccTGAAAATAGCTAA
- the LOC129794815 gene encoding 39S ribosomal protein L39, mitochondrial, with protein MSLHTALRSVLTLNLSRIQLNIKRQISYAEISRRRSELFSAEKQAQKEKIGRIERIEVRYLGLPQDTTLMMNRGLSTPYNCAQHISEFHCKRSALALIDGNIPWDMHRPLPDSCTLQLLTFTSPDPHHVNRAFWRTCSFLLGAVLSSTFKDEAHLQLHSFPSPNYRSGSFIYDVSLAQADWCPTLQELKTLSAEMVKLAARNLPIERLEVSHELAREMFRENPFKSQQIPNIAQKNDGQVVIYRVGEHVDISRGPMVTSTRHLGRCSITSAHPVGRLDDSLPLYRFQGVALPPDFIINHIAYGILENRAKKLNPARLPTEEEQIQAKLA; from the exons ATGAGCCTCCACACAGCTCTCCGGAGTGTGCTAACGCTGAATTTATCAAGAATTCAGCTAAATATCAAAA GACAAATTTCCTACGCGGAAATTTCTCGACGTCGCAGTGAGTTGTTTAGTGCAGAGAAGCAGGCACAGAAGGAGAAAATTGGACGAATTGAGAGGATTGAAGTGAGATACTTGGGGCTCCCACAGGATACGACCCTCATGATGAATAGGGGCTTGTCAACCCCTTACAATTGTGCTCAGCACATCAGTGAATTCCACTGCAAACGATCCGCTTTGGCATTGATTGATGGGAACATCCCGTGGGATATGCATCGTCCCCTTCCGGATTCGTGCACACTGCAACTGCTCACGTTCACCTCCCCGGATCCCCATCATGTCAATCGAGCCTTCTGGCGTACGTGCAGTTTCCTCCTGGGTGCCGTCCTGTCGTCCACATTCAAGGATGAAGCGCACCTGCAGCTACACAGCTTCCCATCGCCCAACTACCGCTCCGGAAGCTTCATCTACGACGTCTCCCTGGCGCAGGCGGACTGGTGCCCAACTCTGCAAGAGCTGAAGACTCTCTCGGCCGAAATGGTGAAGTTGGCGGCTCGAAATCTTCCCATTGAACGCCTTGAAGTCTCGCACGAGCTTGCGCGGGAAATGTTCCGGGAGAATCCATTCAAAAGTCAACAAATCCCAAATATTGCGCAGAAAAATGACGGGCAGGTGGTGATTTATCGTGTTGGGGAGCACGTGGACATCAGTAGGGGTCCCATGGTGACGTCTACGCGACACCTGGGGCGCTGCTCGATCACCTCAGCCCATCCAGTGGGACGTTTGGATGACTCCCTGCCACTCTATCGCTTCCAGGGCGTTGCTCTTCCTCCGGATTTCATTATAAATCACATTGCCTACGGGATTCTGGAGAATAGGGCGAAGAAATTAAATCCAGCACGATTGCCCACGGAAGAGGAGCAAATTCAGGCAAAACTTGCTTAg
- the LOC129794817 gene encoding rab-like protein 6: MFSAFKKLTNKADAPVGLPETAGHTMAGSLQKKFARGVQYNMKIIIKGDRNVGKSCLLERLQGRSFLETYTPTEQIQVASIQWSFKATEDVVKVEVWDVVDRGKARARQTTLKLATNALPAETPALDAEFLDVYKGTHGVVLMMDITKAWTFEYVSRELPKIPPEIPVLVLGNHCDMNHHRVVSSGQAVALIEGFQSTRPGEVLYGESSMRNGFGLRLLHKFLGLPFLKLQRDTLMAQLERNRRDADICGFEIAEFLKSGDSDYNQFLDQLVSRRRQIADSKPPEIRPTKSIIVGGGQPIVIPGAQVLAPEKKPQRNLAATLVADVGQLSVNDVEKISSVEDFCPEGGGGLDKDFFDDCPVTPTAKANIRIGGGGNESDSDNEGGNPQVARFEDELADEDDEEDVVVMVKKAPTEGAPQEPPSAASSDELDTLPTKPAKKAPQDDSDFDSWIMDSSVQHRRSPEGGEDSATTASIHQDVPLDGEAEPGERRKSQKKKKEKKDKKEREKKKKRKSRDLEEIQPAADGYECI; encoded by the exons ATGTTTTCGGCCTTTAAGAAACTCACCAATAAGGCTGATGCCCCAGTGGGGCTCCCTGAGACTGCTGGACACACAATGGCGGGATCGCTGCAGAAGAAATTTGCCCGGGGTGTTCAGTACAACA tgaaaataatcataaaaggAGATCgaaatgtggggaaaagtTGTTTGCTGGAACGCCTCCAGGGACGGAGTTTCTTGGAGACGTACACACCGACTGAGCAGATTCAGGTGGCATCAATTCAGTGGAGCTTCAAAGCCACGGAGGATGTGGTGAAGGTTGAGGTGTGGGATGTTGTGGATCGTGGGAAGGCACGAGCACGACAGACAACCCTCAAATTGGCCACAAATGCCCTTCCGGCTGAGACACCAGCCCTCGATGCGGAATTCCTGGATGTCTACAAGGGCACCCATGGGGTTGTCCTCATGATGGACATCACCAAGGCGTGGACCTTTGAGTACGTTTCGCGGGAACTGCCCAAGATCCCGCCGGAGATTCCCGTTCTCGTCCTGGGCAATCACTGTGACATGAATCACCATCGTGTGGTGTCTTCGGGTCAGGCAGTTGCTCTCATTGAAGGCTTCCAGTCCACACGCCCCGGCGAAGTGCTCTACGGCGAAAGTTCCATGCGCAATGGCTTCGGCTTGCGGCTCCTGCACAAATTCCTCGGGCTGCCCTTCCTCAAACTCCAACGGGACACACTGATGGCGCAACTTGAGCGCAATCGTCGTGATGCGGATATTTGTGGGTTTGAAATTGCGGAATTCCTCAAATCTGGGGATTCGGACTACAATCAATTCCTCGATCAACTTGTCAGCCGACGCAGGCAAATTGCAGACTCCAAACCACCGGAAATTCGTCCCACAAAGAGTATCATTGTCGGTGGGGGGCAACCAATTGTCATTCCGGGTGCGCAGGTGTTGGCGCCGGAGAAGAAGCCACAGCGGAATCTCGCCGCGACGCTGGTAGCGGATGTGGGGCAATTGAGTGTGAATGACGTGGAGAAGATAAGCAGCGTGGAGGATTTCTGCCCTGAAGGTGGTGGTGGGTTGGACAAGGATTTCTTCGATGATTGCCCCGTAACGCCAACGGCTAAAGCCAACATCCGCATTGGCGGTGGTGGAAATGAGTCTGACAGTGACAACGAAGGCGGGAATCCTCAG GTTGCTCGTTTTGAGGATGAATTGGCCGATGAGGACGATGAGGAGGATGTCGTGGTGATGGTGAAGAAAGCCCCCACGGAGGGAGCTCCACAGGAACCCCCTTCAGCAGCATCCAGCGACGAACTCGACACATTACCAACAAAACCAGCAAAGAAAGCTCCTCAGGATGATTCAGACTTTGATTCGTGGATTATGGATTCGAGTGTACAGCACCGGAGATCTCCGGAAGGTGGCGAAGATTCCGCCACAACAGCCAGCATTCACCAAGATGTCCCACTGGATGGGGAAGCAGAGCCGGGGGAAAGGAGGAAGtcgcagaagaagaagaaggagaagaaagaCAAGAAGGAGcgtgagaagaagaagaagcgcaAATCACGAGATTTGGAGGAGATTCAACCAGCTGCCGATGGTTATGAATGCATTTAA
- the LOC129794812 gene encoding zinc finger C4H2 domain-containing protein isoform X4, whose amino-acid sequence MATSTEERTIYAKLEAMKDIRQKTIHLEKLKMKIVREVENSDAEEKCLGEYRREMELLLQEKMSHVEELRQIHADINTMESVIKQAEENRSRALSMANRMHEEYVPLKSEIDHMRREYLGLERLPELHEEEGTTIAPDRFQAFYTKAPAHVNPGASFARPPVLPHSLAPDVGAASLSPPAPSQFLAPTPVNPIRAPAKPDLPAGRLQQPHTIGIGHPTFRSEFNLFVG is encoded by the exons ATGGCAACATCGACTGAAGAGAGGACAATTTATGCTAAATTGGAGGCAATGAAAGACATTCG CCAAAAAACAATCCATCTGGAGAAGCTGAAGATGAAGATTGTCCGTGAAGTGGAGAACAGCGATGCTGAGGAAAAGTGTTTGGGGGAGTATCGACGTGAAATGGAATTACTGCTGCAGGAGAAGATGAGTCATGTGGAGGAGCTGCGTCAAATCCATGCGGACATCAACACGATGGAGAGTGTGATAAAGCAGGCAGAGGAGAATCGCTCGAGGGCACTGAGTATGGCGAATCGGATGCACGAGGAGTATGTTCCGTTGAAATCGGAAATTGATCATATGCGCCGCGAGTACCTGGGACTTGAGCGTCTGCCGGAATTGCACGAGGAGGAGGGAACAACTATTGCCCCGGATCGTTTCCAGGCATTCTACACGAAGGCACCGGCGCACGTGAATCCGGGGGCTTCCTTTGCACGTCCTCCCGTTCTGCCGCACAGTTTGGCCCCAGATGTGGGAGCTGCGTCACTTTCCCCACCGGCACCGTCACAATTCCTCGCACCGACCCCCGTGAATCCCATTAGGGCACCAGCAAAGCCCGATCTCCCAGCAGGACGACTCCAGCAGCCGCATACAATTGGGATTGGACATCCAACCTTCAGGTCTGAGTTCAAT CTGTTTGTAGGTTAG
- the LOC129794819 gene encoding juvenile hormone acid O-methyltransferase-like: MTTPHSFGAPENYSPTKRIRCGCAEYLVKQHGGRLDWRGGERVLDIGCGVGDVMHQCFFPLLPRNYRKLLLTDLSPKMLEFARKEFHGVERVDFMQIDIGVDVEKPLNGSFDKIFSSFCINFVKDQRKAFENVYNLLAPGGECLLILSQTAAFFEAAFQLINTPKWEDHLKHYRDVFVFPYREDPNPEMTIRDLLESIGFCDVFVKKDDYNCDFPTIDSFRECLRAFPDFPNNMTKEEKEELLEDQVKMGISFNIVGECRDDSKPNAYPIMENLTIYAKKK, from the exons ATGACAACTCCCCATAGTTTTGGTGCTCCAGAAAACTATTCTCCAACAAAAAGAATAAG ATGTGGATGTGCTGAATATTTAGTTAAACAACATGGCGGACGGCTTGATTGGCGTGGCGGGGAGCGCGTCCTTGACATTGGTTGTGGCGTTGGTGACGTCATGCATCAATGTTTTTTCCCTTTACTTCCTCGCAACTACCGGAAGCTCCTTCTAACTGATTTATCCCCAAAAATGCTTGAATTTGCCCGAAAGGAGTTCCATGGAGTGGAGCGTGttgattttatgcaaattgacatTGGAGTTGATGTTGAAAAACCCCTAAATGGTAGttttgataaaatcttttcgaGTTTCTGCATAAACTTCGTGAAAGATCAGAGAAAGgcttttgaaaatgtttacaaCCTCTTAGCACCGGGAGGAGAGTGTTTGCTTATCTTATCACAAACTGCAGCTTTTTTTGAAGCTGCTTTTCAACTTATCAATACCCCAAAATGGGAAGACCACTTGAAGCACTATCGTGATGTTTTTGTGTTTCCCTACCGTGAGGATCCGAATCCAGAAATGACAATCAGGGATCTTCTGGAATCAATTGGATTTTGTGATGTTTTCGTTAAAAAAGATGACTATAATTGCGATTTTCCCACAATTGATAGCTTTAGAG AGTGCCTTAGAGCCTTTCCTGACTTCCCAAACAACATGACTAAGGAGGAGAAGGAAGAATTGCTTGAGGATCAAGTGAAAATGGGCATTTCATTCAATATTGTTGGGGAATGTCGTGATGATAGCAAACCCAATGCCTATCCAATCATGGagaatttaacaatttatgcaaaaaagaaataa
- the LOC129794820 gene encoding juvenile hormone acid O-methyltransferase-like, which yields MAPHEYDTESYVKTIDFRSGYVREFFSRYGDKLKWRGNENVLDIGCGPGDVTRHVFFPVLPRNFKSLSCADLSTKMLNVARKEFHGMEHVHFMQMDIGKDICSSLNRSFDKIFSSFCFMYIADQRKAFQNVFNLLAQDGECFLMLVSKAALYETIFQLAETPKWAERLKHHREVFAFPYREDVNPEKTIRELLESIGFSDIFVKKDEYPCFYPTKAALKGGLLCLPDFPNTMTDAEKYELMEDQLKLGISINTVEEFYDAKNVIKEVPFNNLTIYAKKP from the exons ATGGCTCCTCATGAGTACGATACCGAAAGTTACGTTAAAACAATTGATTTTAG AAGTGGATATGTTAGAGAATTCTTTTCCCGCTACGGAGATAAGCTCAAATGGCGCGGAAATGAGAATGTCCTTGATATTGGATGCGGTCCTGGTGACGTAACGCGTCATGTTTTTTTCCCTGTACTACCTCGCAACTTCAAAAGTCTCTCCTGTGCGGATTTATCCACGAAAATGCTCAATGTGGCGCGAAAGGAGTTTCATGGAATGGAGCACGTTCATTTCATGCAAATGGACATTGGAAAAGACATCTGTAGCTCCCTAAATAGgagttttgataaaattttctccagTTTCTGCTTCATGTACATTGCAGATCAGCGTAAGGCCTTTCAGAATGTTTTCAATCTTCTAGCTCAAGATGGAGAATGCTTCCTTATGTTGGTGTCAAAGGCCGCCCTCTATGAAACTATCTTTCAACTTGCTGAAACACCAAAATGGGCAGAACGCCTCAAGCATCATCGGGAAGTTTTTGCTTTTCCCTACCGTGAGGATGTGAATCCCGAGAAAACAATTAGGGAACTCCTAGAATCAATTGGATTCTCTGATATTTTCGTCAAAAAGGACGAATATCCTTGTTTCTATCCAACAAAAGCAGCACTTAAAg GAGGTCTCTTGTGCCTTCCGGACTTCCCAAACACTATGACTGATGCGGAGAAGTATGAACTCATGGAAGATCAACTTAAACTTGGGATATCCATTAATACTGTGGAGGAGTTTTATGATGCGAAGAACGTGATTAAGGAAGTTCCTTTCAATAATCTTAccatttatgctaaaaaaccataa
- the LOC129794816 gene encoding trypsin-like, which yields MKFFLCSIFLLGCALAASAASLTKIIGGEKTKPHEFPYMISLQWDNEYPPMKHFCGGSLINESWVLTAAHCINAFSPDTEVVAGAHRIDNPDKFEQRRYPKRTFIHEEFSGKVGPHDIALIEVNEPFEFNDQVTNLYLPSEEPYYPTGYATLTGWGSTSSPVSSYPGELLKADLPILPAEKCFNDYPTTPLDKTNICAAEPDGSKAMCGGDSGSPLVQKNANGDVQVHGITSWSWMPCGAPGKTGVYVNVMYYLEWIEEKINSE from the exons ATGAAATTCTTCCTGTGCTCTATCTTCCTTCTTGGCTGTGCACTTGCAGCTTCTGCAGCATCTTTGACCAAAATTATTGGTGGAGAAAAGACTAAGCCTCATGAATTTCCATACatg ATCTCTCTGCAATGGGATAATGAATATCCTCCAATGAAGCATTTCTGCGGTGGTTCTCTCATCAATGAGTCATGGGTTCTAACTGCTGCTCATTGCATTAATGCCTTCAGTCCTGACACTGAGGTCGTTGCTGGAGCCCACAGAATTGATAATCCCGATAAGTTTGAGCAGAGAAGATACCCAAAGAGGACTTTCATTCATGAGGAGTTCAGCGGGAAGGTTGGACCCCACGATATTGCTCTTATTGAAGTCAATGAACCATTCGAGTTCAATGATCAAGTCACAAATCTTTATCTGCCAAGTGAAGAACCCTACTACCCAACTGGGTATGCCACACTCACAGGTTGGGGCTCCACATCTAGTCCGGTGTCATCATACCCCGGAGAACTTCTCAAGGCTGACCTACCAATTCTTCCCGCGGAAAAATGCTTCAATGACTACCCAACAACTCCATTGGATAAAACCAACATCTGTGCTGCGGAACCCGATGGGTCCAAGGCCATGTGCGGTGGTGATTCCGGAAGTCCTCTTGTGCAGAAGAATGCCAATGGAGACGTTCAAGTTCATGGCATTACCAGCTGGTCTTGGATGCCATGTGGAGCACCAGGAAAAACCGGTGTCTATGTCAACGTGATGTACTACCTCGAGTggattgaggaaaaaattaattctgaataa
- the LOC129794814 gene encoding uncharacterized protein LOC129794814, producing the protein MWHPKDELRHAFTAWGVSKPSLIACRLHREGITLGHLMMLRETDLERIFCEQGDTHLLIEMRFVLQGLKDGSSLNVKSTINENNKSVSKKVNPSGQGSFYGPQDLWAGGPPSAGGGPSSSGGCSCTYNSYCLYHQ; encoded by the exons ATGTGGCATCCTAAAGATGAACTCAGGCACGCTTTCACGGCGTGGGGAGTCTCAAAACCCTCACTTATTGCTTGCCGGCTTCACC GAGAAGGAATAACTTTAGGGCACCTAATGATGCTGAGAGAGACTGATTTAGAGCGAATTTTCTGCGAACAGGGTGACACGCATCTCCTCATTGAGATGCGATTCGTCCTCCAGGGGCTCAAAGATGGGAGTTCGTTGAATGTTAAGAGTACAATCAACGAAAATAACAAATC GGTTTCAAAGAAAGTTAACCCATCCGGGCAGGGTAGTTTCTACGGACCTCAAGACCTCTGGGCCGGAGGTCCACCAAGCGCCGGCGGAGGTCCGTCAAGTTCCGGAGGTTGTTCCTGCACATACAACTCCTATTGCCTCTATCATCAGTAA
- the LOC129794812 gene encoding zinc finger C4H2 domain-containing protein isoform X1: MATSTEERTIYAKLEAMKDIRQKTIHLEKLKMKIVREVENSDAEEKCLGEYRREMELLLQEKMSHVEELRQIHADINTMESVIKQAEENRSRALSMANRMHEEYVPLKSEIDHMRREYLGLERLPELHEEEGTTIAPDRFQAFYTKAPAHVNPGASFARPPVLPHSLAPDVGAASLSPPAPSQFLAPTPVNPIRAPAKPDLPAGRLQQPHTIGIGHPTFRSEFNTTTAPDEVLFVVSSANTPECPHLSPLQGQKSLKEPQEAQEEGPLGHPRCLSAHKSSNFLQLRHFSLDFKAIFV, encoded by the exons ATGGCAACATCGACTGAAGAGAGGACAATTTATGCTAAATTGGAGGCAATGAAAGACATTCG CCAAAAAACAATCCATCTGGAGAAGCTGAAGATGAAGATTGTCCGTGAAGTGGAGAACAGCGATGCTGAGGAAAAGTGTTTGGGGGAGTATCGACGTGAAATGGAATTACTGCTGCAGGAGAAGATGAGTCATGTGGAGGAGCTGCGTCAAATCCATGCGGACATCAACACGATGGAGAGTGTGATAAAGCAGGCAGAGGAGAATCGCTCGAGGGCACTGAGTATGGCGAATCGGATGCACGAGGAGTATGTTCCGTTGAAATCGGAAATTGATCATATGCGCCGCGAGTACCTGGGACTTGAGCGTCTGCCGGAATTGCACGAGGAGGAGGGAACAACTATTGCCCCGGATCGTTTCCAGGCATTCTACACGAAGGCACCGGCGCACGTGAATCCGGGGGCTTCCTTTGCACGTCCTCCCGTTCTGCCGCACAGTTTGGCCCCAGATGTGGGAGCTGCGTCACTTTCCCCACCGGCACCGTCACAATTCCTCGCACCGACCCCCGTGAATCCCATTAGGGCACCAGCAAAGCCCGATCTCCCAGCAGGACGACTCCAGCAGCCGCATACAATTGGGATTGGACATCCAACCTTCAGGTCTGAGTTCAAT ACAACAACCGCCCCCGATGAAGTCCTGTTTGTCGTGTCATCAGCAAATACACCGGAATGCCCCCATTTGTCCCCTTTGCAAGGCCAAAAGTCGCTCAAGGAACCCCAAGAAGCCCAAGAAGAAGGACCACTAGGCCACCCGAGATGTCTCAGCGCCCACAAATCCAGTAATTTTCTACAATTAAGGCATTTTTCTCTAGATTTTAAGGCGAtcttcgtttaa
- the LOC129794812 gene encoding zinc finger C4H2 domain-containing protein isoform X3, producing MATSTEERTIYAKLEAMKDIRQKTIHLEKLKMKIVREVENSDAEEKCLGEYRREMELLLQEKMSHVEELRQIHADINTMESVIKQAEENRSRALSMANRMHEEYVPLKSEIDHMRREYLGLERLPELHEEEGTTIAPDRFQAFYTKAPAHVNPGASFARPPVLPHSLAPDVGAASLSPPAPSQFLAPTPVNPIRAPAKPDLPAGRLQQPHTIGIGHPTFRQQPPPMKSCLSCHQQIHRNAPICPLCKAKSRSRNPKKPKKKDH from the exons ATGGCAACATCGACTGAAGAGAGGACAATTTATGCTAAATTGGAGGCAATGAAAGACATTCG CCAAAAAACAATCCATCTGGAGAAGCTGAAGATGAAGATTGTCCGTGAAGTGGAGAACAGCGATGCTGAGGAAAAGTGTTTGGGGGAGTATCGACGTGAAATGGAATTACTGCTGCAGGAGAAGATGAGTCATGTGGAGGAGCTGCGTCAAATCCATGCGGACATCAACACGATGGAGAGTGTGATAAAGCAGGCAGAGGAGAATCGCTCGAGGGCACTGAGTATGGCGAATCGGATGCACGAGGAGTATGTTCCGTTGAAATCGGAAATTGATCATATGCGCCGCGAGTACCTGGGACTTGAGCGTCTGCCGGAATTGCACGAGGAGGAGGGAACAACTATTGCCCCGGATCGTTTCCAGGCATTCTACACGAAGGCACCGGCGCACGTGAATCCGGGGGCTTCCTTTGCACGTCCTCCCGTTCTGCCGCACAGTTTGGCCCCAGATGTGGGAGCTGCGTCACTTTCCCCACCGGCACCGTCACAATTCCTCGCACCGACCCCCGTGAATCCCATTAGGGCACCAGCAAAGCCCGATCTCCCAGCAGGACGACTCCAGCAGCCGCATACAATTGGGATTGGACATCCAACCTTCAG ACAACAACCGCCCCCGATGAAGTCCTGTTTGTCGTGTCATCAGCAAATACACCGGAATGCCCCCATTTGTCCCCTTTGCAAGGCCAAAAGTCGCTCAAGGAACCCCAAGAAGCCCAAGAAGAAGGACCACTAG